A portion of the Pectobacterium brasiliense genome contains these proteins:
- the argS gene encoding arginine--tRNA ligase, with protein sequence MNIQALLSEKVSQALTAAGAPADSEAQIRQSAKAQFGDYQANGVMAVAKKLGMPPRQLAEKVVQLLALEGIAEKTEIAGPGFINIFLDKQWIASQVENALNAPKLGLTPVEPQTIVIDYSAPNVAKEMHVGHLRSTIIGDASARTLAFLGHNVIRANHVGDWGTQFGMLIAYLEKMQNESASEMDLSDLEAFYREAKKHYDEDADFAERARAYVVKLQGGDEYCRQMWRKLVDITMTQNQINYERLNVTLTKQDVMGESLYNSMLPGIVADLKAKGLAVESEGATVVFLDEYKNKEGEPMGVIIQKKDGGYLYTTTDIACAKYRYETLNADRVLYYIDSRQHQHLMQAWTIVRKAGYVPDSVSLEHHMFGMMLGKDGKPFKTRAGGTIKLSDLLDEAYDRALKLIAEKNPQMESDELTALAKVVSIGAIKYADLSKSRTTDYVFDWDNMLAFEGNTAPYMQYAYTRVASIFKRAGIQEDSLTQPITLSDEREFALATRLLQFEETITSVAREGTPHVMCSYLYDLAGLFSGFYEHCPILNAESDDVRQSRLRLALLTAKTLKLGLDTLGIETVEKM encoded by the coding sequence GTGAATATTCAGGCTCTTCTCTCCGAAAAAGTCAGCCAGGCGTTAACCGCCGCGGGCGCGCCAGCAGACAGCGAAGCTCAGATTCGTCAGTCGGCAAAAGCACAGTTTGGTGATTATCAGGCCAATGGCGTCATGGCCGTGGCAAAAAAACTGGGCATGCCGCCGCGACAATTGGCCGAAAAAGTCGTCCAACTTTTGGCGCTGGAGGGCATTGCGGAAAAAACAGAAATCGCAGGCCCGGGATTTATTAATATTTTTCTCGATAAGCAGTGGATTGCGAGCCAGGTTGAGAACGCCCTGAATGCACCAAAACTGGGTTTAACCCCCGTTGAGCCTCAAACGATCGTGATTGACTACTCTGCCCCTAACGTCGCGAAGGAAATGCACGTCGGTCACCTGCGCTCAACCATTATTGGTGATGCGTCAGCCCGTACGCTGGCGTTTTTAGGCCACAACGTGATTCGTGCGAACCACGTTGGCGACTGGGGTACGCAGTTCGGCATGTTGATCGCCTACCTTGAAAAAATGCAAAACGAAAGCGCCAGCGAAATGGATCTCTCCGATCTTGAAGCATTCTATCGCGAAGCGAAGAAACACTACGATGAAGATGCCGATTTCGCCGAACGTGCGCGCGCTTACGTGGTGAAATTGCAGGGTGGTGATGAGTATTGCCGTCAGATGTGGCGTAAGCTCGTCGACATCACTATGACGCAGAACCAGATCAACTATGAACGCCTCAATGTCACGCTGACCAAACAGGATGTTATGGGTGAAAGCCTGTATAACAGTATGCTGCCGGGCATTGTTGCCGACCTGAAAGCAAAAGGTCTGGCGGTTGAGAGCGAAGGTGCAACGGTCGTTTTCCTTGATGAATATAAAAATAAGGAAGGCGAACCGATGGGTGTCATCATCCAGAAAAAGGATGGCGGCTACCTCTACACCACAACGGACATCGCCTGCGCCAAATACCGTTATGAAACCCTGAATGCCGATCGCGTGCTTTACTACATCGATTCCCGCCAACATCAACATTTGATGCAGGCCTGGACCATCGTGCGTAAAGCCGGTTACGTGCCTGATTCTGTCAGCCTGGAACACCATATGTTCGGCATGATGCTGGGCAAAGATGGGAAACCATTCAAAACGCGTGCAGGCGGAACGATCAAGCTGTCCGATCTGTTGGATGAAGCCTACGATCGTGCATTGAAGCTCATCGCAGAGAAAAACCCACAGATGGAAAGCGATGAATTAACTGCGCTGGCGAAAGTGGTTTCTATCGGCGCGATCAAATACGCCGACCTGTCGAAGAGCCGTACTACAGACTACGTTTTCGATTGGGACAACATGCTGGCGTTTGAAGGCAATACCGCGCCTTACATGCAATATGCCTATACCCGCGTCGCGTCTATTTTCAAGCGCGCAGGCATACAGGAAGACAGCTTAACGCAGCCGATTACGCTGAGCGATGAGCGTGAATTTGCGCTTGCCACGCGTCTGCTGCAATTTGAAGAAACCATCACCTCCGTCGCCCGTGAAGGCACGCCGCATGTAATGTGTAGCTACCTGTACGATCTGGCGGGTCTGTTCTCTGGTTTCTACGAGCACTGTCCGATTCTTAATGCCGAAAGTGACGACGTGCGTCAAAGCCGTCTGAGACTGGCGCTGCTGACGGCGAAAACGTTGAAGCTGGGTCTGGATACGCTCGGCATCGAAACTGTCGAGAAGATGTAA